The following coding sequences are from one Microbacterium wangchenii window:
- a CDS encoding ATP-dependent DNA helicase, whose translation MSTPSLSAEQEALFRLIEDTREHVFVTGRAGTGKSTLLQHLAWNTSKQIAVCAPTGVAALNVEGQTIHSLFRLPIGLIANGEIEQSDATRKLLNAIDTLVLDEVSMVNADLMDGIDRSLRQARGRRAEPFGGVQIVMFGDPYQLAPVPPRGDEMRYIRDHYRSFWFFDAKVWAGEGGDDGILDLGRHGADLNVRELTEIHRQADPAFKALLNAVRYGRVTAEMAGVLNGAGARTPPHPADGEHPIITLATRNDIVNTINRRHLDELVGRMQTANAEISGDFGRGDANYPADVELRLKVGAQVMFLRNDVSSFGEPPRWVNGTIGTVTRIAGDTVRVEVDGTEHDVEPAVWERFRYNYHPGTRTLSRDVVAEFTQFPLRLAWAVTIHKSQGKTYERAVIDLGSGAFAPGQTYVALSRLTSLDGLYLSRPLRPSDIRVDPDVQRFMSSALRARP comes from the coding sequence GTGAGCACGCCGTCCCTCTCCGCCGAACAGGAGGCGCTGTTCCGGCTCATCGAAGACACACGCGAGCACGTGTTCGTCACCGGTCGCGCGGGAACGGGCAAGTCGACGCTCCTGCAGCACCTGGCGTGGAACACGAGCAAGCAGATCGCGGTGTGCGCCCCCACGGGGGTGGCCGCGCTGAACGTCGAGGGGCAGACGATCCACTCGCTGTTCCGCCTGCCCATCGGGCTGATCGCCAACGGCGAGATCGAGCAGTCCGACGCCACGCGCAAGCTGCTCAACGCCATCGACACGCTCGTCCTCGACGAAGTGTCGATGGTCAACGCCGACCTCATGGACGGCATCGACCGGTCGCTGCGGCAGGCCCGCGGACGCCGCGCGGAGCCGTTCGGCGGGGTGCAGATCGTGATGTTCGGCGACCCGTACCAGCTGGCGCCGGTGCCGCCCCGCGGCGATGAGATGCGGTACATCCGCGACCACTACCGCTCGTTCTGGTTCTTCGACGCCAAGGTGTGGGCCGGTGAGGGCGGCGACGACGGGATCCTCGACCTCGGCCGCCACGGCGCCGACCTGAACGTGCGGGAGCTCACCGAGATCCACCGGCAGGCCGACCCCGCCTTCAAGGCGCTGCTGAACGCGGTGCGCTATGGCCGCGTCACGGCGGAGATGGCGGGAGTCCTCAACGGCGCCGGTGCCCGGACCCCGCCCCATCCGGCCGACGGCGAGCACCCCATCATCACGCTGGCCACCCGCAACGACATCGTCAACACGATCAACCGCCGCCACCTGGACGAACTGGTCGGGCGGATGCAGACGGCCAACGCCGAGATCAGCGGCGACTTCGGCCGTGGCGACGCGAACTACCCCGCCGACGTGGAGCTGCGACTCAAGGTCGGGGCGCAGGTGATGTTCCTGCGCAACGACGTGTCGTCGTTCGGGGAGCCGCCCCGGTGGGTCAACGGGACGATCGGCACCGTCACGCGGATCGCCGGCGACACCGTGCGCGTGGAGGTCGACGGCACGGAGCACGATGTCGAACCGGCCGTGTGGGAGAGGTTCCGCTACAACTACCACCCCGGCACGCGCACCCTCTCGCGCGACGTCGTTGCGGAGTTCACGCAGTTCCCGCTGCGCCTGGCCTGGGCCGTCACGATCCACAAGTCGCAGGGCAAGACCTACGAGCGCGCCGTGATCGACCTGGGCTCCGGCGCGTTCGCCCCCGGGCAGACCTATGTCGCCCTCAGCCGCCTGACCTCCCTGGACGGGCTGTACCTGTCGCGGCCGCTGCGGCCGAGCGACATCCGCGTCGACCCCGACGTGCAGCGCTTCATGAGCTCGGCCCTGCGCGCGCGCCCCTGA
- a CDS encoding NAD(P)/FAD-dependent oxidoreductase, with translation MYDTVIIGGGPAGLQAALTLGRVHRTAVLFDSGEYRNDATAHAHNVLTLDGVAPGELRRRGREELAAYDSIEVRGDEVTSVRREGDGFAVTPASGSMVTARTVILATGLADTLPDIPGLAAQWGDRVAHCPFCHGHEFAGRPVAVMDAPSHATMTAAKLRPIASDVRILAPGDLARVEETPDGLRLHLADGTDLQVAGLFAAPRTAQRAPFAAALGLALTEFGVVATDGLGRTSVDGVWAVGDMAQSSAWPAPLTSIVLSMSTGQLAAFDIVQGLAVAELSRDAG, from the coding sequence ATGTACGACACGGTCATCATCGGCGGCGGCCCTGCGGGCCTTCAGGCCGCGCTCACGCTCGGCCGCGTGCACCGCACCGCCGTGCTGTTCGACTCCGGCGAGTACCGCAACGACGCCACGGCGCACGCGCACAACGTCCTCACCCTGGACGGGGTGGCGCCGGGCGAGCTGCGCCGGCGCGGCCGCGAGGAGCTCGCCGCGTACGACTCCATCGAGGTGCGGGGCGACGAGGTCACGTCCGTGCGGCGGGAGGGGGACGGGTTCGCCGTGACCCCCGCATCCGGCAGCATGGTCACGGCGCGCACGGTGATCCTGGCCACGGGTCTCGCCGACACCCTCCCCGACATCCCCGGGCTCGCCGCGCAGTGGGGGGATCGCGTCGCCCACTGCCCGTTCTGCCACGGGCACGAATTCGCCGGACGCCCTGTCGCGGTCATGGACGCGCCCTCGCACGCGACGATGACGGCCGCCAAGCTCCGCCCGATCGCGTCCGACGTCCGCATCCTCGCGCCCGGCGACCTCGCCCGCGTCGAGGAGACTCCCGACGGTCTGCGCCTGCACCTCGCCGATGGGACCGACCTGCAGGTCGCGGGCCTGTTCGCGGCACCGCGCACCGCGCAGCGCGCACCGTTCGCGGCGGCGCTGGGACTCGCTCTGACGGAGTTCGGGGTCGTCGCCACCGACGGGCTCGGCCGCACGAGCGTGGACGGCGTGTGGGCCGTGGGCGACATGGCCCAGAGTTCGGCGTGGCCGGCTCCGCTGACCTCGATCGTCCTGTCGATGTCGACCGGGCAGCTCGCGGCGTTCGACATCGTGCAGGGTCTCGCCGTCGCCGAGCTCAGCCGTGACGCCGGGTGA
- a CDS encoding cytochrome c oxidase assembly protein — translation MVGPVLLVAAALAALVWGLAYGGGAAPLLLGDPGPLVRWGLPVATLAVNLSAAGMVGSLVLALYALPAGERAFDVALDTASASAAVFTVASAATGFLTFVNTMNATPSADALFGQQLGRFLVEVEVGRTWLLTTVAGAVLTVLTFAVRSWTPTLFVGILAVVALVPMGTQGHSGEEANHDSAVLALVLHIIGAAVWLGGLVLLVLIRPLLDRATLAKVLLRYSSLALVAFVVVAVSGTVRASIGLGGWDALLSPYGVLVLVKVTALLAMGVLGAWYRKRLIGRTHEDGSSRRFWGLVLLELAFMGIASGAAAALARTAPPGSATAPTLGTPAEILTGAPLPPELTVTRWFTTWDIDLLWLFAVAFGLFFYLAGVWRLRRRGDSWPVYRTVLWVGGMLLLLWVTCGPINAYQDYLFSLHMVGHMLLTMAIPLLLVPGAPVTLAARAIRKRDDGSRGGREWILWAVHSPVARILTNPYLAAGLFIGSLWLFYYTDLFRWSLYDHLGHEWMVAHFLITGYLFVLSLIGIDPVPYRLPYPLRLVLLIAVMAMHAFFGVALMMQSGLMVAEWFGAMGRTWGPDPLADQYIGGGVAWSIGEIPTLILAITVAIQWSRSDDRMQRRRDRHADRTGDAELEEYNAQLAALAERDARASR, via the coding sequence CTGGTGGGCCCGGTTCTCCTGGTCGCGGCCGCGCTGGCAGCCCTCGTGTGGGGGCTGGCCTACGGCGGCGGCGCCGCGCCTCTTCTCCTGGGCGACCCCGGTCCCCTCGTGCGGTGGGGGCTTCCGGTGGCGACCCTTGCGGTCAACCTGTCGGCCGCGGGGATGGTCGGGTCGCTCGTCCTGGCCCTGTACGCCCTGCCCGCGGGGGAGCGGGCCTTCGACGTCGCGCTGGACACCGCATCCGCCAGCGCCGCCGTCTTCACGGTCGCGTCGGCGGCGACGGGCTTCCTCACGTTCGTCAACACGATGAACGCGACCCCCAGCGCCGACGCGCTCTTCGGGCAGCAGCTGGGGCGGTTCCTCGTGGAGGTCGAGGTCGGCCGCACGTGGCTGCTCACGACCGTCGCCGGCGCTGTGCTCACCGTCCTCACCTTCGCGGTGCGCTCCTGGACGCCCACCCTCTTCGTCGGGATCCTCGCCGTCGTCGCCCTCGTCCCGATGGGGACCCAGGGTCACTCCGGGGAGGAGGCCAACCACGATTCGGCGGTGCTGGCCCTCGTCCTGCACATCATCGGCGCCGCGGTGTGGCTGGGCGGCCTCGTCCTGCTCGTCCTCATCCGCCCGCTCCTGGACCGCGCGACCCTGGCCAAGGTCCTGCTGCGGTACTCGAGCCTCGCGCTGGTGGCCTTCGTCGTGGTCGCCGTCTCCGGCACCGTGCGCGCCTCGATCGGCCTGGGCGGATGGGACGCGCTCCTCTCGCCCTACGGCGTGCTCGTGCTGGTCAAGGTCACGGCGCTGCTCGCGATGGGCGTGCTGGGGGCGTGGTACCGCAAGCGGCTCATCGGGCGCACCCACGAGGACGGGTCATCCCGCCGCTTCTGGGGCCTCGTGCTCCTGGAACTGGCGTTCATGGGCATCGCCAGCGGCGCCGCCGCGGCGCTGGCCCGCACCGCCCCGCCCGGATCGGCGACGGCGCCGACGCTTGGCACGCCCGCGGAGATCCTCACCGGCGCGCCGCTTCCCCCCGAACTGACGGTGACGCGGTGGTTCACCACGTGGGACATCGACCTGCTGTGGCTGTTCGCGGTGGCGTTCGGGCTGTTCTTCTACCTCGCCGGCGTGTGGCGCCTGCGTCGCCGCGGCGACTCCTGGCCGGTGTACCGCACGGTCCTGTGGGTCGGCGGCATGCTGCTGCTGCTGTGGGTCACGTGCGGACCCATCAACGCCTATCAGGACTACCTGTTCAGCCTCCACATGGTCGGCCACATGCTGCTGACCATGGCGATCCCGCTGCTGCTGGTGCCGGGGGCGCCGGTGACCCTCGCCGCCCGTGCCATCCGCAAACGGGATGACGGCAGCCGCGGCGGGCGGGAGTGGATCCTGTGGGCGGTGCACAGCCCGGTCGCCCGGATCCTCACCAACCCCTACCTCGCCGCGGGCCTGTTCATCGGGTCGCTGTGGCTGTTCTACTACACCGACCTCTTCCGGTGGTCGCTGTACGACCACCTCGGGCACGAGTGGATGGTGGCGCACTTCCTCATCACGGGGTACCTGTTCGTGCTCTCGCTCATCGGGATCGACCCGGTGCCCTACCGCCTGCCCTACCCGCTGCGCCTCGTGCTGCTCATCGCGGTCATGGCCATGCACGCCTTCTTCGGCGTCGCGCTCATGATGCAGTCCGGGCTCATGGTCGCGGAGTGGTTCGGCGCGATGGGCCGCACGTGGGGCCCCGATCCGCTCGCCGACCAGTACATCGGCGGCGGGGTGGCGTGGTCGATCGGTGAGATCCCGACGCTCATCCTCGCCATCACGGTGGCGATCCAGTGGAGCCGCTCGGACGACCGGATGCAGCGACGCCGCGACCGGCACGCCGACCGCACGGGCGATGCCGAGCTCGAGGAGTACAACGCGCAGCTGGCCGCCCTCGCCGAGCGCGACGCCCGCGCCTCCCGCTGA
- a CDS encoding HU family DNA-binding protein — translation MADKSITKTELVASIASATGQSQSAVSGVLDSLFSTVSEAVAKGSKVSIPGWIAFEQVETSARTGRNPQTGEEIAIPAGKRVKVTAGSKLKAAVK, via the coding sequence ATGGCTGACAAGTCCATCACCAAGACCGAACTCGTCGCGAGCATCGCCAGCGCGACGGGGCAGAGCCAGTCCGCCGTGTCGGGCGTGCTCGACTCCCTCTTCTCCACCGTGTCCGAGGCAGTCGCCAAGGGCAGCAAGGTCTCGATCCCCGGCTGGATCGCGTTCGAGCAGGTCGAGACCTCGGCGCGCACCGGCCGCAACCCGCAGACGGGTGAGGAGATCGCCATCCCCGCCGGCAAGCGCGTGAAGGTCACCGCGGGCTCCAAGCTCAAGGCTGCCGTCAAGTAA
- a CDS encoding alpha/beta hydrolase, with amino-acid sequence MPLDPFFAERLRVHRRYLLGQAWHKLRARLPGAASGASRRSELRRSGPGDAAGAPRVGVSPEFRTTDAAAAPDAPPAPKRGAAAPLTPRQRHRRAALAWDRQEQRAVGLPGPALRTVEHEVPVDGHPSVRIRVYLPDERVEPSPACLVFGGGAFRIGGIDYPTADAACRRRAAASGVTIIAVDYALAPEHRHPTQIEQAYAAWEWVHAHAGELGVDPQRIGVSGTSAGGNIAAVLALMNRDRARLPMRLQILEVPVTDLTVRWIDLRATWALGIPAVLALRELRSVARTYLRDPRRARASYVSPLRAASLADLPPAVILTAEYDPLRRQGAAYAAALRRAGVAASAVRYLGVTHDTPVFVGALASARRWEDDVVTALRSL; translated from the coding sequence ATGCCGCTCGACCCGTTCTTCGCCGAGCGTCTCCGCGTGCATCGCCGGTACCTCCTCGGCCAGGCGTGGCACAAGCTGCGCGCGCGCCTGCCGGGCGCCGCATCCGGTGCCTCCCGTCGTTCAGAACTCAGGAGATCCGGTCCCGGTGACGCCGCTGGAGCCCCGCGCGTCGGCGTGTCTCCTGAATTCCGGACGACGGATGCTGCCGCCGCTCCGGATGCGCCGCCCGCCCCGAAGCGGGGGGCCGCCGCCCCGCTCACCCCGCGCCAGCGTCACCGGCGCGCAGCACTCGCGTGGGACCGTCAGGAGCAGCGTGCCGTGGGCCTGCCCGGCCCGGCCCTGCGGACGGTCGAGCACGAGGTGCCCGTCGACGGGCACCCCTCCGTCCGCATCCGCGTGTACCTGCCGGACGAGCGCGTCGAGCCCTCGCCGGCGTGCCTCGTCTTCGGTGGCGGGGCGTTCCGCATCGGCGGGATCGACTACCCCACAGCCGACGCGGCATGCCGCCGCCGCGCCGCCGCGTCGGGCGTCACGATCATCGCCGTCGACTATGCGCTCGCGCCGGAGCACCGGCATCCGACCCAGATCGAGCAGGCGTACGCCGCGTGGGAGTGGGTGCACGCGCACGCGGGGGAACTGGGGGTGGATCCGCAGCGGATCGGGGTGTCGGGAACCTCCGCCGGCGGGAACATCGCCGCCGTCCTCGCCCTCATGAACCGCGATCGGGCGCGGCTGCCGATGCGGCTGCAGATCCTGGAGGTGCCCGTCACCGACCTCACCGTGCGATGGATCGACCTGCGTGCCACGTGGGCTCTCGGCATCCCCGCGGTCCTGGCGCTGCGCGAACTGCGCTCGGTCGCCCGCACGTACCTGCGCGACCCCCGTCGCGCACGCGCGTCCTACGTCTCGCCCCTGCGTGCCGCCTCCCTCGCCGACCTCCCGCCTGCCGTCATCCTCACCGCGGAGTACGATCCGCTCCGCCGGCAGGGTGCCGCCTACGCGGCGGCGCTTCGTCGCGCCGGGGTCGCCGCCAGCGCCGTGCGGTACCTGGGGGTGACCCACGACACCCCCGTTTTCGTCGGCGCGCTGGCGTCGGCCAGGCGCTGGGAGGACGATGTCGTGACCGCCCTGCGATCGCTGTGA
- the rpsN gene encoding 30S ribosomal protein S14: MAKKSKIARNEQRKVIVARYAAKRAELKKQLVDPTATDEQREAARIGLQKLPRNASPVRVRNRDAIDGRPRGNLAKFGISRVRFRDMAHRGELPGVTKSSW, translated from the coding sequence ATGGCCAAGAAGAGCAAGATCGCGCGCAACGAGCAGCGCAAGGTGATCGTCGCGCGTTATGCCGCGAAGCGCGCCGAGCTGAAGAAGCAGCTCGTCGACCCCACCGCCACCGACGAGCAGCGCGAGGCCGCCCGCATCGGCCTGCAGAAGCTGCCGCGCAACGCCTCGCCGGTGCGCGTGCGCAACCGCGACGCCATCGACGGTCGTCCCCGCGGAAACCTCGCCAAGTTCGGCATCTCGCGTGTGCGTTTCCGCGACATGGCGCACCGCGGCGAGCTGCCCGGTGTGACCAAGTCGTCCTGGTGA
- the rpmG gene encoding 50S ribosomal protein L33: MAKKAQDVRPIIKLRSTAGTGYTYVTRKNRRNNPDRIVLKKYDPVIRKHVEFREER, encoded by the coding sequence ATGGCCAAGAAGGCTCAGGACGTCCGTCCGATCATCAAGCTGCGTTCGACCGCCGGCACGGGATACACCTACGTGACGCGCAAGAACCGCCGCAACAACCCCGACCGCATCGTGCTGAAGAAGTACGACCCGGTGATCCGCAAGCACGTCGAATTCCGAGAGGAGCGCTGA
- the rpmB gene encoding 50S ribosomal protein L28: protein MAAVCQVTGAVPGFGHNISHSHRRTKRRFDPNVQKKTYFVPSLGRKITINVSAKGMKVIDARGIESVVKDMIAKGVKL, encoded by the coding sequence ATGGCAGCAGTGTGCCAGGTGACTGGAGCGGTTCCCGGCTTCGGTCACAACATCTCGCACTCGCACCGCCGGACGAAGCGCCGCTTCGACCCGAACGTGCAGAAGAAGACCTATTTCGTGCCCTCGCTGGGTCGGAAGATCACGATCAACGTGTCCGCTAAGGGCATGAAGGTGATCGACGCGCGCGGCATCGAATCCGTCGTCAAGGACATGATCGCGAAGGGTGTGAAGCTCTGA
- a CDS encoding DNA-3-methyladenine glycosylase, whose protein sequence is MSAHRPATRADLGGLPLEVAPRLLGALLRTEVDGEEVVVRVSEVEAYHGRGTGEVPDPGSHARMGPTTRNATMWGEPGHLYVYLSHGIHSCVNVVSGPEGVAGGILLRGGEIVEGEDAATRRRLERRGVVRSPLDLARGPGRLGDAVGLRHPQHDGIDAVTGAVQAGATARLELRVDPVPDIATGPRVGVAGVAGTAAFPWRFWIPGDPTVSPFRWGRGAQEAAGEVARPPVLD, encoded by the coding sequence ATGAGTGCGCACCGCCCCGCCACGCGCGCCGACCTCGGCGGGCTCCCCCTCGAGGTGGCGCCGCGGCTCCTGGGCGCGCTGCTGCGCACCGAGGTGGATGGCGAGGAGGTCGTGGTGCGGGTGAGCGAAGTGGAGGCCTACCACGGCCGCGGTACCGGCGAGGTGCCCGATCCCGGGTCGCACGCGCGGATGGGGCCCACGACGCGCAACGCCACGATGTGGGGGGAGCCGGGCCACCTGTACGTCTACCTCAGCCACGGCATCCACTCGTGCGTCAACGTCGTCAGCGGCCCGGAAGGGGTCGCCGGGGGAATCCTGCTGCGCGGCGGAGAGATCGTCGAGGGCGAGGATGCGGCGACCCGCCGGCGCCTCGAGCGGCGCGGCGTGGTGCGCTCCCCGCTCGACCTGGCCCGCGGACCCGGGCGTCTCGGCGATGCCGTGGGCCTGCGCCATCCGCAGCACGACGGCATCGACGCCGTCACCGGCGCCGTGCAGGCCGGGGCCACCGCGCGTCTGGAGCTGCGCGTGGATCCGGTGCCCGACATCGCGACCGGCCCCCGGGTCGGGGTGGCCGGCGTCGCGGGCACGGCCGCCTTCCCGTGGCGCTTCTGGATCCCCGGAGACCCGACCGTGTCACCCTTCCGGTGGGGCCGCGGCGCTCAGGAGGCTGCGGGCGAGGTCGCGCGGCCGCCCGTGCTAGACTGA
- a CDS encoding TIGR03943 family putative permease subunit: MSDTALRPLANRWLGVGLAASLAVVTIALAVTDRLALYINPESAWFAVGMAVLVLIGTVASFALPLGGEEDHSHDHGTADAAEHPAEAAHHPRPRRVATVMTATGGILASGVVVTMLVTPPATLSAELAMSRDVGAAPLFAGTDVVTLAASGDTAQFGVGEWAGVFASATDPDRFDGDPVTLTGFVTPGDDGDFALSRLVITHCVIDAQSASLPVTASTPPPATGEWVSITGTVRADSDGSLRIQADDITPIDEPQDPYEY; the protein is encoded by the coding sequence TTGTCTGACACCGCGCTGCGCCCGCTCGCGAACCGCTGGCTGGGGGTGGGCCTGGCCGCATCCCTCGCCGTGGTGACGATCGCGCTCGCCGTCACCGACCGCCTCGCGCTCTACATCAACCCCGAGTCGGCCTGGTTCGCCGTCGGGATGGCCGTGCTCGTGCTGATCGGCACCGTGGCGAGCTTCGCGCTGCCGCTGGGCGGCGAAGAGGACCACAGTCACGACCACGGCACCGCGGATGCGGCGGAGCATCCAGCGGAAGCGGCGCACCACCCGCGCCCCCGCCGTGTGGCGACCGTGATGACGGCGACCGGCGGCATCCTGGCGTCGGGCGTCGTCGTGACGATGCTCGTCACGCCCCCCGCGACGCTGTCGGCCGAGCTGGCGATGTCGCGCGACGTGGGAGCGGCGCCGCTGTTCGCGGGCACGGATGTGGTCACCCTCGCCGCCTCCGGCGACACGGCGCAGTTCGGGGTGGGGGAGTGGGCCGGCGTCTTCGCGTCGGCCACCGACCCCGACCGCTTCGACGGCGACCCGGTCACCCTCACCGGATTCGTCACGCCGGGGGACGACGGCGACTTCGCCCTCAGCCGCCTGGTGATCACGCACTGCGTCATCGACGCGCAGTCGGCCAGCCTCCCCGTCACCGCGAGCACACCGCCGCCGGCCACGGGCGAATGGGTGAGCATCACCGGCACGGTGCGCGCCGACTCCGACGGCTCGCTGCGCATCCAGGCCGACGACATCACCCCCATCGACGAGCCGCAGGACCCCTATGAGTACTGA